The Arachis hypogaea cultivar Tifrunner chromosome 19, arahy.Tifrunner.gnm2.J5K5, whole genome shotgun sequence genome has a window encoding:
- the LOC112779424 gene encoding uncharacterized protein isoform X2, protein MVITEKWSSYKEDNIGRAEVVTEKILSENWWQKIDYILTFTNPIYDVLRSTDTDVPTLHLVHEMWDSMIKKVKSAIYLYERKDEQESSSFYDVVHSILVQRWTKSSTPLHCLAHSLNPRYYSHQWLREDLTRVSPHQDIEITNERVKCLKRYFPNEEERRKVNIEFASFSDGRGVFDDYDSLNDRAIVDAKSWWLIHGSKAKFFQPIALRLLGQPSSSSCCERNWSTYSFIHSLKRNKLKPKRAENLVFVHTNLRLLSRKTPQYNKGETMMWDIAGDAFSPIDEENGVLEVAHLSLDEPELERVTFSNDEDINHI, encoded by the exons ATGGTTATAACTGAGAAGTGGTCTTCATACAAGGAAGATAATATTGGCAGAGCTGAGGTTGTTACAGAAAAGATTTTGAGTGAAAATTGGTGGCAAAAAATTGATTATATTCTTACTTTCACAAATCCTATTTATGATGTTTTAAGAAGTACAGACACAGATGTACCTACTCTTCATTTGGTCCATGAGATGTGGGATTCAATGATCAagaaagtaaaaagtgctatATATCTCTATGAAAGAAAAGATGAACAAGAGTCATCGTCCTTCTACGATGTTGTGCACTCAATATTAGTTCAAAGATGGACAAAAAGTAGCACACCTCTTCATTGTTTAGCACATTCATTGAATCCAAG GTATTATAGCCACCAATGGTTGAGAGAAGATCTTACACGAGTTTCTCCTCATCAAGATATTGAGATCACTAATGAGAGAGTTAAATGCTTGAAGAGGTATTTTCCTAacgaagaagagaggagaaaggtAAACATTGAATTTGCAAGCTTTTCTGATGGTAGAGGTGTCTTTGATGATTATGACTCTTTGAATGATAGAGCCATAGTTGATGCAAAGTCTTGGTGGCTAATTCATGGTAGTAAAGCAAAATTTTTTCAACCAATTGCTCTTAGGCTACTAGGGCAaccatcttcatcttcttgttgTGAAAGGAATTGGAGCACATATTCTTTTATCCATTCCCTAAAAAGAAACAAGTTGAAGCCTAAACGTGCAGAAAATTTAGTATTTGTCCACACTAATCTTCGTCTTCTTTCAAGAAAAACTCCACAATATAATAAAGGAGAAACTATGATGTGGGATATTGCTGGAGATGCTTTTTCACCAATTGATGAAGAAAATGGTGTTCTTGAAGTTGCTCACCTTTCTCTTGATGAACCGGAGTTGGAAAGAGTGACTTTTTCTAATGATGAAGATATCAACCATATATGA
- the LOC112779424 gene encoding uncharacterized protein isoform X1 produces MRLSIFNEFNTLKLLNVAPTRFASTIVMPKRFRLLKQGLKEMVITEKWSSYKEDNIGRAEVVTEKILSENWWQKIDYILTFTNPIYDVLRSTDTDVPTLHLVHEMWDSMIKKVKSAIYLYERKDEQESSSFYDVVHSILVQRWTKSSTPLHCLAHSLNPRYYSHQWLREDLTRVSPHQDIEITNERVKCLKRYFPNEEERRKVNIEFASFSDGRGVFDDYDSLNDRAIVDAKSWWLIHGSKAKFFQPIALRLLGQPSSSSCCERNWSTYSFIHSLKRNKLKPKRAENLVFVHTNLRLLSRKTPQYNKGETMMWDIAGDAFSPIDEENGVLEVAHLSLDEPELERVTFSNDEDINHI; encoded by the exons ATGAGGTTATCTATTTTCAATGAATTTAATACATTGAAGTTGCTTAATGTTGCTCCTACTCGATTTGCTTCTACTATTGTGATGCCCAAAAGATTTAGGTTGTTAAAGCAAGGCCTCAAAGAAATGGTTATAACTGAGAAGTGGTCTTCATACAAGGAAGATAATATTGGCAGAGCTGAGGTTGTTACAGAAAAGATTTTGAGTGAAAATTGGTGGCAAAAAATTGATTATATTCTTACTTTCACAAATCCTATTTATGATGTTTTAAGAAGTACAGACACAGATGTACCTACTCTTCATTTGGTCCATGAGATGTGGGATTCAATGATCAagaaagtaaaaagtgctatATATCTCTATGAAAGAAAAGATGAACAAGAGTCATCGTCCTTCTACGATGTTGTGCACTCAATATTAGTTCAAAGATGGACAAAAAGTAGCACACCTCTTCATTGTTTAGCACATTCATTGAATCCAAG GTATTATAGCCACCAATGGTTGAGAGAAGATCTTACACGAGTTTCTCCTCATCAAGATATTGAGATCACTAATGAGAGAGTTAAATGCTTGAAGAGGTATTTTCCTAacgaagaagagaggagaaaggtAAACATTGAATTTGCAAGCTTTTCTGATGGTAGAGGTGTCTTTGATGATTATGACTCTTTGAATGATAGAGCCATAGTTGATGCAAAGTCTTGGTGGCTAATTCATGGTAGTAAAGCAAAATTTTTTCAACCAATTGCTCTTAGGCTACTAGGGCAaccatcttcatcttcttgttgTGAAAGGAATTGGAGCACATATTCTTTTATCCATTCCCTAAAAAGAAACAAGTTGAAGCCTAAACGTGCAGAAAATTTAGTATTTGTCCACACTAATCTTCGTCTTCTTTCAAGAAAAACTCCACAATATAATAAAGGAGAAACTATGATGTGGGATATTGCTGGAGATGCTTTTTCACCAATTGATGAAGAAAATGGTGTTCTTGAAGTTGCTCACCTTTCTCTTGATGAACCGGAGTTGGAAAGAGTGACTTTTTCTAATGATGAAGATATCAACCATATATGA
- the LOC140182180 gene encoding uncharacterized protein, which yields MSHLRPLHITTTLSGIKVNKVLIDGGPVISLLPKRMLMKVGKHPDDLVPTNIVVTDFSGALSPAKGLVTLIVKVGSSERNTVFVVVPSNASYNALLGRDWIHGVGAVPSTVHQSVLLWMKDGKPEVIKVDSNLYVE from the coding sequence ATGTCTCATCTCCGTCCGCTTCATATAACCACCACTTTGAGTGGAATCAAGGTAAACAAAGTCTTGATCGATGGTGGGCCAGTAATAAGTCTTTTGCCTAAAAGGATGTTAATGAAGGTGGGGAAACATCCTGATGATTTGGTTCCCACAAATATTGTTGTGACGGACTTTAGTGGGGCTTTGTCTCCGGCAAAAGGACTGGTCACTTTGATTGTAAAGGTTGGCTCATCTGAGCGAAACACAGTGTTTGTGGTGGTTCCATCAAATGCAAGTTATAATGCTTTGCTGGGGCGAGACTGGATCCATGGTGTGGGAGCCGTACCTTCTACTGTACACCAAAGTGTTCTTCTTTGGATGAAGGATGGCAAGCCTGAAGTCATTAAGGTAGATTCGAACCTCTATGTCGAATAG